The genomic DNA CCGGCTTTCTGCATTTGTTCCAAAACCGTGTTACGCCGTCCGCGTGTCCGCTCGTTATGGCGCCTGGGATTAAAATAAGAGGGATTCTTACACATTCCGACAAGTGTCGCCGCTTCCTCGATCTTCAACGTCTTGGGCGTCTTTCCGAAATAAACACGGGCAGCAGACTGGATTCCCACGGCATTATAAAGAAAGTCAAACTTATTCAGGTACATATTAATGATCTCTTCCTTCGTATAATAACGTTCAAGCTGGACGGCAATCACCCACTCGATCGGTTTCTGGAACAAACGTTCCATCACATTGTCAACACTTGGAGAAAACAATTGCTTTGCCAATTGTTGCGTAATGGTACTACCACCACCACCACTTTTCTGCATCAAAATGCCTCTCTTGACAACTGCACGAAACAGTCCCTGCGCATCGATACCGCTATGTTTGGCAAAACGGACATCTTCCGTTGCGATCAACGCCTTCACCAAATCGGGAGATAGATCGTTATAATTGACCATGATACGGTTATCCTGGCTATGCGCATAGATACCGAGTGTTTTCCCATCAGCAGACACGACCTGTGAAGCATATTTATCAATCGGGTTTTCAAGCTGTTCGACCGGTGGCATATAGCCTATCGAGCCTTTGGCTATTGCTGAAAACAATAAAACAACAGCACCTACCGCTATCACAAACAGCAGCCAGAACGAAATTATAATACCTTTTGTTACCTTTGAAGCCACTTTTCTCTATTTTTCTTGTTTTGGGCACAAAGGTAATAATTTATTAAGACACTCCCTCACCACAGCATCAAGCAATTTATGTTAAACCAAATACTTCGCCAACAAATAGCCACCACCTAACAACCAGATATACAATACTGCCGCCAAGATGAAAGGTTTCGCTCCGGCTTTCTTAAACTTCTCGATACTAGTTTCCGTACCCAATGCCGTCATGGCCATCGTCAACATAAATGTATCTATATTATTGATCCCGTCCACAACTGCATGAGGCAACAGATCAAAAGAATTAAAACCAATCACAGCCAGGAAACCGAAAGCAAACCACGGGATTGTGATCTTACCCCGTTTTGCTGTAACGGCTGCTGTTTCCTTTACGCTATCAGATACGGCTTTCACGGCGGTACGCGCCAAAGCAAAACTCATCATCACCAAGACGGGAGCCAGCATCATAACGCGAATCATTTTCACGATAATAGCCGTATCCGAAATTTCCTTTCCCATAACATTACCTGCACCTACGACATGCGCCACCTCGTGCAAGGTCGATCCGGTATAAAGCCCCATTTGTTCAGATGTCAGGTCCAATATGCCTGCACGGTACATGGCCGGATAGATAAACATCGACAAAGTGCCGAAAATAACGACTGTCGAAACGGCCACCGCTGTTTTATGCGGCTCGCTTTTCACGACCGGCTCGGCTCCCAATACGGCAGCAGCCCCACAGATCGCGCTACCGGTGGATGTCAGCAAAGCGAGATCTTTATCCATTTTCAGCAAACGCCCGACCAATAAACCTATGAATATGGTAACCGCCACTATAATCGCATCGATCAGGATGGCCGGAAGCCCGATCTCGACCACGCTCTGAAATGTCAGCCTGAAACCATACAACACAATACCGGCACGCAGTACCTGCTTCGTACAAAACAAAATACCGGGCACCCATGTCTCAGGCAGATGATTGCGCAAACTGTTCGCATATACCATTCCCAACAGAATACCGACGATCAGAGGACTAAAGGATAGATTTTTGACAAAGGGAAACTCTGCTATGTAAAAAGCAGAACAAGAGAAAAGGGCGATCAACAGAATGCCATGAAGTACGTTACTCCTTTTTTCGCTAAACATATTCAATCAAGTTTAAAATCCATTATTTTTTAAAACCGTGGCAAAAGTAAGGCTTTTTTCCTCTATCCTTTCCTAATATATTTTTATAGAGTATAACATCAGGTTATCGCCAGTTTTGGCAGGCATATCGGATGAAGCTCTCTTCCACTCCCCCGTTCTGTCCCTGCGGCTCGGCAAAGGCAAACATCCGTTCGGCGCGGAACCCCTCCACTTCGATCACCTTCAGCCTGCCGGACATCAATTCGCGGGTCACGGCACGGATAGAAACAATTCCCAACGCCTCGGAGTTCTCCAAAAACAACTTAATACTTTCCGTACTCCCCATCTGCAACACCACATTCAGTTGCGAAAGTTTCACCTGATGTTCCGCCAAGGCAGCTTCCACCACATCCAGCGTTCCCGAACCGTTTTCGCGCAGGACAAGAGGCAGCGTACGAAGCTGTTCGAGCGAAATCTCGTCATAGGCCGCCAATGAACTGCCCGTATGCGCCACGACGACCAGTTCGTCTCTCATAAAAGGGGTATAGTGAAGTGTGCTCTGGTGCGCCGTTCCTTCGATCAGGCCGAGGGTGATCTTTCCCTCCCGCAAGGCCTGTTCGATATCGCGGCTGTTCCCGTTCAGCAAAGAGACTTTTATCTCCGGGAACTTCTTGATAAAAGAGGCGAGGACAGGCGGCAGCACATATTGGGAAATCGTCGTACTTGCCCCCAACCGCAGTTCCCCGGCAAAATTATCCGTCAACAGGTTCATCTCGAAATCCATCTGCCGGTATGCAGCCAACAGCTGTTTCGTATGCGACAATAACAATTCACCCGCATGGGTCAGTCCGATATGGCTTCCCACCCGATCGAACAACGGTGTTTTATATTGCACCTCCAATTCATGAATATGCTTGCTGATGGCTGGCTGACTGATAAACAACTCTTTTGAAGCCTTCGTAAAGCTCAAATTCGTGGCTACGCTGTGAAATACTTTCAGACGAAAATCCATAAATATATTACTTTTTACTTTACCAAACTCATTAACGTGTCATAACTGTCAATCTTGCCATACTTAACTTCGGAGAAACTCTGATTTAGAAGACAATCTGCTATTAAGGTCATCTACGACATGTTCATTTATATTTTTTATTAGTTTAGGGCTCCATACTACTCAATCAGGCAAATGTTTCATGACAATTGCAAAGATAATCAAAATATCACTACTACCCCATCAAAATCGGATTTCTATCCCATGTTTTTAGAATAGTATTGCGGGTAATATTTTTTAACACAACAAATATACAGCTTTACTGTAATACATATAGCAAAACGATATTTGTCCAAAATGCACATCTGCATTGTTTAGGCACGAACTCAAATAAAGTCAATTATTATTTCACAAGGATAAATTTTACAATATCCCCTGTTTTTTCTATTTCAATCGAAAAGCTGAACGCTTTCAGATTGACCTTTACACACCAAAACGGCACTTTTCGTGGCATATATGAAAACCGTCCACTTGGAAAATAAAAAAAGCCGGCTGTTTGTCAATCTTTTTACCGGAATTCCCGACATTCCGACAAAGCTAAACTCCCGGAGAATCGGATATCCGGGGAAACAAAAGGGAGAGTCAAGGAATATGGAAAGAAATCCGAGGGTATTTTCAAGGATTCCGGCACCCCGTTTCCGTGACGACCGTCTTCATCGCCGTAAAAACAGACTTCATCGCCCCAGGATGCCGACTTCCCCTTATACAAAGACGGTCGTCATGGCAACGAAGACCGTCTTCGCGGGAAAAAACTGCGCACCTCACGGGAACAGTCTTTTCCTAACCACCTTTTAAACAGAAAACAGACCTCTGCAAACCGTTTATTTTAACTCAGATTTTGCAATTTCAGATCGTTTTTGACAATAAGGGGGCTCGCCATGCGATCCTAATCTTACTTTGTCTATCTTTTTTTAAACCACGACCCAATCTTCAAATGGCAAAACAGAATGAGCACTAAACGGATTATTCAAAAAAGGCAACAGATCACCTTCGTCATCTCCGGCTTTTTCATACTTTTGTATATTATAATTCTTGACAGAAGCATACATAAGATAAATATGAAAAGGAAAAAGAAAATACTGACGATCATCGTTCTGGCGACTATAACCCTGATATTCATACTCCCGGCTATCGGGTTCAGCATTCTGAACTGGGGAGTATTGCCGCCAGAGAAACTGACGCCACTGGTTATCGAGCAGGCAAATAAGTTCATCGATGCACATTTGGATTGCGAACGGGTGGAACTGACCTATTTCGAAACCTATCCTTATTTAGGCGTGAAGCTGACGAACGGCCACCTGATCTCGCACGCAGCCGAAGATTCGACCGCCCATGAAGAAGAACTGGCAATTCCTTCCGATTCGCTGCTTGCTTTCAACCGGGCAACCCTGTCTTTGCAACCACTCGATTACCTTTTTGGTAGTAAGATCACCATCAAAGACTTTTCCATCGAGAACCCGCGTTTCTATGGATTCGTCAATAAAAACGGACGTGCGAACTGGGATATTTACGAAAGTGAGACGGATTCGACAGAGACCGATGCAGGCAAAAAGCCCCTGCCGCCTATCGACCTGCAAAAGGTACGCATCTACGGAGGACATTTCACGTATGACGACCGCCAAGCTGACCTTTTTACCGAAATGCAGGGCTTCTTCGTACGCCTTGACGGTTCATTGGCTGGAGGAGCCAATACACTCGATTTGGAAATGGGCTGTTCATCCCTTTTATTCAGTAACCCAACTTATACATTGAAAAACGACTTGTCACTTCATCTCAAAAGCAGGTTAGTGCTCGCCGAACACTACAACTCGACTACCTTGAAAGATGCGGAATTGAAGGTGAACAATCTGCCTTTCACCGCCGATGGCACTATACGCCACTTTCCGGAAAACCGACACACCCGTATCGATATGGATATGGGATTGAAAATCTCGGATATGAACGATCTGCTGAAATTCATTCCCGATGCCTATTTCCAGAATCGCGATAAGATACAAGCGGAAGGCTCAATCCTTATGGAAGGAAGCATTCACGGTTTCTTAGGGGACAGTATCGTACCAAATGCGAACCTGTGTTGCAAAATAGAAAACGGCTCCTATCATATAAAGGACATCAAACAAGGTATCGACACACTGGAAATGGACCTAGATATCCATCTGAACGGACCTTTTCCGGATTCTTCTTTCGTCTCGCTCGAACAACTCACGATGAAAGGGCTCAACACTTCATTGGATATGCAGGCCAAAGTAACCAACCTGTTCAAAAATCCGGCCGTCCGGGCCGGAATGAAAGGTAAAGTGGACTTCACCCGGTTGGGACAGGAATTCCTTAATCCGGACACGCTGTTAGTGGAAGGTGTAATGGATGCAGACCTATCGACCACTTTTACCGTGAATGACCTTGTCGAAAGCCGGTTCGGGAAGATACACAGTTCAGGAAAACTCAATATTGACAAGCTAAAAGCGTTCAGCCAGTCACTCGGCATGGATATTTTCATTTCCGATGCCTATCTGACAATCGACACGACACACCAGAAAAGTCTTTACATCGAATCACAAAACCTGATGCGGATGACGATGGGAATAGATAGCCTGAATATCAAATATAAAGATGAAATCAGCACGAACATAAGTAAATTGGAAATGCTTGCTCAAACATCGCCTGTTATTGATACAACAGCCGTCATACCGATGACCGGGCAATTGGCCTTCAACCATCTGAGAACCCGAACGGCCGATTCCGTCTGGATCGTGGCCGGACGTTCCGAACTGAAAGGTGGTATCAAACCGTCCACTTCCGACAAACTAACCCCGACTGCAGCCGCTGTCATTTCGATCGACACACTGAAATACATCAGTATGCCTTTACGGACAGGCCTCTCCCTGACGGGAAGCTCGTTTACGATCGAGGCCCTTCCCTATCGTGATGCACGACGCCTACAGATGGCAAACCGGCAACGCCGCACACTGACCGACGAACAACGTGTACATCTAACAGAAAAGAGAAAGAAGATGGCCGGGAAAACTGCCGTCGGCGACAGTAGCAAAACAGAAGGTCAATTCCTGCGCAAATGGGAAGCACGGGGCAGCATCTCTTTCAAACAAATGCGCGGTTTCAGCCGCATGTTCCCACTCCCGATATGGATGGAGCCGACGACGATGAGGTTCAACACAAACGACATCACACTGACAGATGCCCGCCTGCATCTCGGCAAAAGTAATTTCACCCTTAACGGCGAGATCAGCCAGATCCGGAAAGCGATGCTCCGCGGAGGAAAGTTGAAAGGAAATTTCAATCTAAATTCGGATTATATCGATTGTAATCAGTTGATGCAGGCAGTCAACAACGGTATGCAATATGGGGAAAACACGGACCTACTAATGCTCAGTGATGAAAATATCGCACAACTCAATACCGAATCGCTGCAAGATAGTATCGCACAAACAGAAACCGACACGACCAGCCAATTATTTGTTCTTCCAGCCTTTCTCGACGTGGCTCTCCATACGAATGCAAAACGTATCGATTTCAAGGATCTGGAATTAAAGAACGTGGTCGGCGAGATTGTCCTGCGCGATCAGAGTATCAACTTGAGCAAGCTCAATATACAATCCAATATGGGGAATGGGAACCTGACAATGGTCTACCGGGCTAAGAACGGACAAGA from Parabacteroides merdae ATCC 43184 includes the following:
- a CDS encoding AsmA-like C-terminal region-containing protein → MKRKKKILTIIVLATITLIFILPAIGFSILNWGVLPPEKLTPLVIEQANKFIDAHLDCERVELTYFETYPYLGVKLTNGHLISHAAEDSTAHEEELAIPSDSLLAFNRATLSLQPLDYLFGSKITIKDFSIENPRFYGFVNKNGRANWDIYESETDSTETDAGKKPLPPIDLQKVRIYGGHFTYDDRQADLFTEMQGFFVRLDGSLAGGANTLDLEMGCSSLLFSNPTYTLKNDLSLHLKSRLVLAEHYNSTTLKDAELKVNNLPFTADGTIRHFPENRHTRIDMDMGLKISDMNDLLKFIPDAYFQNRDKIQAEGSILMEGSIHGFLGDSIVPNANLCCKIENGSYHIKDIKQGIDTLEMDLDIHLNGPFPDSSFVSLEQLTMKGLNTSLDMQAKVTNLFKNPAVRAGMKGKVDFTRLGQEFLNPDTLLVEGVMDADLSTTFTVNDLVESRFGKIHSSGKLNIDKLKAFSQSLGMDIFISDAYLTIDTTHQKSLYIESQNLMRMTMGIDSLNIKYKDEISTNISKLEMLAQTSPVIDTTAVIPMTGQLAFNHLRTRTADSVWIVAGRSELKGGIKPSTSDKLTPTAAAVISIDTLKYISMPLRTGLSLTGSSFTIEALPYRDARRLQMANRQRRTLTDEQRVHLTEKRKKMAGKTAVGDSSKTEGQFLRKWEARGSISFKQMRGFSRMFPLPIWMEPTTMRFNTNDITLTDARLHLGKSNFTLNGEISQIRKAMLRGGKLKGNFNLNSDYIDCNQLMQAVNNGMQYGENTDLLMLSDENIAQLNTESLQDSIAQTETDTTSQLFVLPAFLDVALHTNAKRIDFKDLELKNVVGEIVLRDQSINLSKLNIQSNMGNGNLTMVYRAKNGQEATAGLDLDMEDVKVEKLIALFPSIDTLVPMLRSFEGVLDCQVTATCKMDSTMSLIMPSINSSCYLHGDNMVLLDGETFTEISKTLMFKNKKRNMIDSISVDLAIKDNKIEVFPFLVEMDRYKVAVGGTHNLDMTFNYHLSVLKSPVPFKLGIDITGNLDDFKYKITKCKYKDIFKPAKQAELDSTRKNIRKDIRDAVRKQIEEAAPELGKDLALVKAADVWEP
- a CDS encoding LysR family transcriptional regulator, whose translation is MDFRLKVFHSVATNLSFTKASKELFISQPAISKHIHELEVQYKTPLFDRVGSHIGLTHAGELLLSHTKQLLAAYRQMDFEMNLLTDNFAGELRLGASTTISQYVLPPVLASFIKKFPEIKVSLLNGNSRDIEQALREGKITLGLIEGTAHQSTLHYTPFMRDELVVVAHTGSSLAAYDEISLEQLRTLPLVLRENGSGTLDVVEAALAEHQVKLSQLNVVLQMGSTESIKLFLENSEALGIVSIRAVTRELMSGRLKVIEVEGFRAERMFAFAEPQGQNGGVEESFIRYACQNWR
- a CDS encoding YeiH family protein — protein: MFSEKRSNVLHGILLIALFSCSAFYIAEFPFVKNLSFSPLIVGILLGMVYANSLRNHLPETWVPGILFCTKQVLRAGIVLYGFRLTFQSVVEIGLPAILIDAIIVAVTIFIGLLVGRLLKMDKDLALLTSTGSAICGAAAVLGAEPVVKSEPHKTAVAVSTVVIFGTLSMFIYPAMYRAGILDLTSEQMGLYTGSTLHEVAHVVGAGNVMGKEISDTAIIVKMIRVMMLAPVLVMMSFALARTAVKAVSDSVKETAAVTAKRGKITIPWFAFGFLAVIGFNSFDLLPHAVVDGINNIDTFMLTMAMTALGTETSIEKFKKAGAKPFILAAVLYIWLLGGGYLLAKYLV